In Streptomyces sp. DG2A-72, one genomic interval encodes:
- a CDS encoding ABC transporter ATP-binding protein — protein MTTLSIDHVSRWFGNVVAVNDITMTIGPGVTGLLGPNGAGKSTLINMMAGFLAPSTGTVTLDGQPTWRNEQIYKQIGIVPEREAMYDFLTGREFVVANAELHGLGANAAQKALATVEMEYAQDRKISTYSKGMRQRVKMASALVHNPSLLLLDEPFNGMDPRQRMQLMDLLRKMGDEGRTVLFSSHILEEVEQLARHIEVVVAGRHAASGDFRKIRRLMTDRPHRYLVRSSDDRALAAVLISDSSTSGIEVDLAEGALRIQAVDFGRFTALLPKVARDHGIRLLAVSPSDESLESVFSYLVAA, from the coding sequence GTGACCACGCTCTCCATCGACCACGTCTCCCGCTGGTTCGGCAACGTGGTCGCCGTCAACGACATCACCATGACGATCGGCCCCGGCGTCACCGGCCTCCTCGGCCCCAACGGCGCCGGAAAGTCCACCCTCATCAACATGATGGCCGGCTTCCTGGCCCCCTCAACGGGCACCGTCACCCTCGACGGCCAGCCGACCTGGCGCAACGAGCAGATCTACAAGCAGATCGGCATCGTCCCCGAGCGCGAGGCGATGTACGACTTCCTCACCGGCCGCGAATTCGTCGTCGCCAACGCCGAATTGCACGGCCTCGGCGCCAACGCCGCCCAGAAGGCCCTGGCCACCGTCGAGATGGAGTACGCGCAGGACCGCAAGATCTCCACGTACTCCAAGGGCATGCGGCAGCGCGTGAAGATGGCCAGCGCCCTGGTCCACAACCCCTCGCTCCTCCTCCTCGACGAACCCTTCAACGGCATGGACCCGCGTCAGCGCATGCAGCTGATGGACCTGCTGCGGAAAATGGGCGACGAGGGCCGCACGGTCCTGTTCTCGTCCCACATCCTCGAAGAGGTCGAGCAACTCGCCCGCCACATCGAGGTCGTCGTCGCCGGACGGCACGCGGCCAGCGGCGACTTCCGCAAGATCCGCCGCCTGATGACCGACCGACCGCACCGCTACCTGGTGCGCTCCAGCGACGACCGCGCGCTCGCGGCCGTGCTGATCTCCGACTCGTCGACGTCCGGCATCGAAGTCGACCTGGCGGAAGGCGCGTTGCGCATCCAGGCCGTCGACTTCGGCCGCTTCACCGCGCTGCTGCCCAAGGTCGCCCGCGACCACGGCATCCGGCTGCTGGCGGTCTCGCCGTCCGACGAGTCCCTGGAGTCCGTGTTCTCGTATCTGGTCGCGGCGTAG
- a CDS encoding ABC transporter ATP-binding protein, which translates to MIATESLSKRFPRVTALDRLSVDVGPGVTGLVGANGAGKSTLIKILLGLSPATEGRAEVLGLDVATKGAAIRERVGYMPEHDCLPPDVSATEFVVHMARMSGLPPAAARERTADTLRHVGLYEERYRPIGGYSTGMKQRVKLAQALVHDPQLVFLDEPTNGLDPVGRDEMLGLIRRIHTDFGISVLVTSHLLGELERTCDHVVVVDGGKLLRSSSTTDFTQTTTTLAVEVTDTDEHPDGTRAMREALHARGVDLLDSASGLPGAGHILLLTAQGEETYDLVRDVVADLGLGLVRMEQRRHHISEVFTDEASQDTDAQRKEAVGHGS; encoded by the coding sequence GTGATCGCGACCGAAAGCCTGAGCAAGCGGTTCCCCCGGGTGACCGCGCTTGACCGGCTCTCCGTGGACGTCGGGCCCGGTGTGACCGGACTCGTCGGAGCCAATGGAGCCGGCAAGTCCACACTGATCAAGATCCTGCTGGGTCTGTCCCCTGCCACCGAAGGCCGTGCCGAAGTGCTCGGACTCGACGTCGCCACCAAGGGCGCCGCGATCCGCGAGCGAGTCGGCTACATGCCGGAACACGACTGTCTGCCGCCGGACGTCTCGGCCACCGAGTTCGTCGTCCACATGGCACGCATGTCCGGCCTCCCGCCCGCCGCCGCGCGTGAGCGCACCGCGGACACCCTGCGCCATGTCGGTCTGTACGAGGAGCGCTACCGCCCCATCGGCGGCTACTCGACCGGCATGAAGCAGCGCGTGAAGCTGGCCCAGGCCCTGGTGCACGACCCGCAGCTGGTCTTCCTGGACGAGCCGACCAACGGCCTCGACCCGGTCGGCCGCGACGAGATGCTCGGCCTGATCCGCAGGATCCACACCGACTTCGGCATCTCCGTCCTGGTCACCTCGCACCTGCTGGGCGAACTGGAGCGCACCTGCGACCACGTCGTCGTGGTCGACGGCGGCAAGCTCCTGCGCTCCAGCTCCACCACGGACTTCACCCAGACCACGACGACGCTCGCCGTCGAGGTCACCGACACCGACGAACACCCGGACGGCACCCGCGCGATGCGCGAGGCGCTGCACGCGCGCGGGGTGGACCTCCTCGACTCGGCGAGCGGCCTGCCGGGCGCCGGTCACATCCTGCTGCTGACCGCGCAGGGCGAGGAGACCTACGACCTCGTCCGCGACGTGGTGGCCGACCTCGGCCTCGGCCTGGTCCGCATGGAACAGCGCAGGCACCACATCTCCGAGGTCTTCACGGACGAGGCCTCCCAGGACACCGACGCACAGCGGAAGGAGGCCGTCGGCCATGGCAGTTGA
- a CDS encoding ABC transporter permease subunit — protein MYDPTVARLTYRALLGRRRALILGALPLLLIVISVIVRVLVGTDDQTAADLLGGLALATMVPIIGVIAGTGAIGPEIDDGSVVYLLSKPVKRPTIIFTKLIVAIAVTMVFSAVPTLIAGFILNGNGQQIAVAYTVAALVASIAYAALFLLLGTVSRHAVVFGLVYALVWEALFGSLVSGARTLSVQQWSLAVAHKVAGGSMVTSDVGLTTATVLLVVVTVLATWYAGQKLRSLTLAGEE, from the coding sequence ATGTACGACCCCACAGTCGCCCGACTCACCTACCGGGCCCTGCTCGGCCGTCGCAGGGCCCTCATTCTGGGCGCCCTGCCCCTACTGCTCATCGTGATCTCCGTGATCGTCCGCGTCCTGGTCGGCACGGACGATCAGACCGCGGCGGACCTGCTGGGCGGCCTCGCGCTCGCCACCATGGTGCCGATCATCGGCGTCATCGCCGGCACCGGAGCGATCGGCCCGGAGATCGACGACGGCTCCGTTGTCTATCTGCTGTCCAAGCCGGTGAAACGCCCCACGATCATCTTCACCAAGCTGATCGTCGCGATCGCCGTGACCATGGTGTTCTCGGCGGTGCCGACCCTGATCGCCGGCTTCATCCTCAACGGCAACGGCCAGCAGATCGCCGTCGCCTACACGGTCGCCGCACTGGTCGCCTCCATCGCGTACGCCGCGCTCTTCCTGCTGCTGGGCACGGTGTCCCGGCACGCGGTGGTCTTCGGACTCGTCTACGCGCTGGTCTGGGAGGCCCTGTTCGGCTCCCTGGTCTCCGGCGCGCGCACGCTCAGCGTCCAGCAGTGGTCGCTGGCCGTCGCCCACAAGGTCGCCGGCGGATCCATGGTGACCTCGGACGTCGGACTGACGACGGCCACGGTGCTGCTGGTCGTGGTGACCGTACTCGCCACCTGGTACGCCGGGCAGAAGCTGCGGTCGCTGACGCTGGCGGGCGAGGAGTAG
- a CDS encoding M24 family metallopeptidase produces the protein MTTAVADERAAELRKFRTVQRLAYECAEAVAARLQPGVTEREAARMQREWLRERGVRDWFHLPFAWFGDRTAFVNFRIPLQFFPTNRRLEPGMPFILDMAPVFEGCTADIGYSGSLGLNPVQDKLMADLEAHRELILREVRERRPLKEIYEDVDRLMARQGYANRHRAYPFGVIAHKVDRVKERRWSPHVFGFGTQSLKGLASDALHGHREGWSPLWSPYRFSDHPPQPGLWAVEPHLGFRGTGAKFEEILVVTDSKDPEQSAFWLDDDLPHVRRWAEDK, from the coding sequence ATGACGACGGCTGTTGCAGATGAACGCGCCGCGGAGCTGCGGAAGTTCCGGACGGTGCAGCGCCTGGCGTACGAGTGCGCGGAGGCGGTCGCGGCCCGGTTGCAGCCGGGGGTGACCGAGCGCGAGGCGGCGCGGATGCAGCGCGAGTGGCTGCGTGAGCGGGGCGTGCGGGACTGGTTCCATCTGCCCTTCGCCTGGTTCGGCGACCGCACGGCGTTCGTGAACTTCCGCATCCCGCTGCAGTTCTTCCCCACCAACCGCCGACTCGAGCCCGGAATGCCGTTCATCCTGGACATGGCCCCGGTCTTCGAGGGCTGCACGGCGGACATCGGCTACTCCGGCTCGCTCGGCCTCAACCCGGTGCAGGACAAGCTGATGGCCGACCTGGAGGCGCACCGTGAGCTGATCCTGCGCGAGGTGCGCGAGCGCCGCCCGCTCAAGGAGATCTACGAGGACGTGGACCGGCTCATGGCCCGCCAGGGCTACGCCAACCGGCACCGCGCCTACCCGTTCGGCGTGATCGCCCACAAGGTGGACCGGGTCAAGGAGCGCCGCTGGTCGCCGCATGTGTTCGGGTTCGGCACGCAGTCCCTGAAGGGCCTGGCGAGCGACGCGCTGCACGGCCACCGCGAGGGCTGGTCGCCGCTGTGGTCGCCGTACCGCTTCTCCGACCACCCGCCGCAGCCGGGGCTGTGGGCGGTCGAACCCCATCTCGGCTTCCGGGGTACGGGCGCGAAGTTCGAGGAGATCCTGGTCGTCACCGACTCCAAGGACCCCGAGCAGAGCGCCTTCTGGCTGGACGACGATCTGCCGCACGTGCGGCGCTGGGCGGAGGACAAGTGA
- the serS gene encoding serine--tRNA ligase: protein MIDLRLLREDPDRVRASQRARGEDVALVDSLLSADERRRSSGVRFDELRAEQKALGKLIPKASGDEKAELLKKASQLAADVKAADAERDAAAAETQELLLRLGNLVHPDVPVGGEEDFVELETHGTIRDFGAEGFEPKDHLELGQLLGAIDVERGAKVSGSRFYFLTGVGALLELALVNAAIAQATAAGFTPMLTPALVRPQSMAGTGFLGQAAQDVYHLANDDLYLVGTSEVPLAAYHMDEIIDADRLPLRYAGFSPCFRREAGSHGKDTRGIFRVHQFDKVEMFSYVAPEDSQAEHQRLLEWEKQWLTSLELPFRVIDVATGDLGSSAARKFDCEAWIPTQGKYRELTSTSDCTEFQSRRLSIRFRDGKQVKPLATLNGTLCAVPRTIVAILENHQQADGSVHVPEVLRPYLGGREVLEPVAK, encoded by the coding sequence GTGATTGACCTTCGCCTGCTCCGTGAGGACCCCGACCGTGTGCGTGCGTCGCAGCGCGCCCGTGGAGAGGACGTCGCGCTCGTCGACTCCCTCCTGTCTGCCGACGAGCGGCGCAGGTCGTCCGGCGTCCGCTTCGACGAGCTGCGCGCCGAGCAGAAGGCGCTCGGCAAGCTGATCCCCAAGGCCTCGGGGGACGAGAAGGCCGAGCTGCTGAAGAAGGCGAGCCAGCTCGCCGCCGACGTCAAGGCGGCCGACGCCGAGCGCGACGCCGCCGCCGCCGAGACCCAGGAGCTGCTGCTCCGGCTGGGCAACCTCGTCCACCCCGACGTCCCCGTGGGCGGCGAGGAGGACTTCGTCGAGCTGGAGACGCACGGCACGATCCGCGACTTCGGCGCCGAGGGCTTCGAGCCAAAGGACCACCTGGAGCTCGGCCAGCTGCTCGGCGCGATCGACGTCGAGCGCGGTGCGAAGGTCTCCGGCTCGCGCTTCTACTTCCTGACGGGTGTGGGCGCGCTCCTGGAACTGGCGCTGGTGAACGCGGCGATCGCGCAGGCCACGGCCGCCGGTTTCACACCGATGCTGACCCCGGCGCTGGTCCGCCCGCAGTCGATGGCCGGCACCGGCTTCCTCGGCCAGGCCGCCCAGGACGTCTACCACCTCGCCAACGACGACCTCTACCTGGTCGGCACCTCCGAGGTACCCCTCGCCGCGTACCACATGGACGAGATCATCGACGCCGACCGCCTCCCGCTGCGCTACGCGGGCTTCTCGCCCTGCTTCCGCCGCGAGGCCGGCTCGCACGGCAAGGACACACGGGGCATCTTCCGCGTCCACCAGTTCGACAAGGTCGAGATGTTCTCGTACGTCGCCCCGGAGGACTCGCAGGCCGAGCACCAGCGCCTGCTGGAGTGGGAGAAGCAGTGGCTGACGTCGCTGGAGCTGCCGTTCCGCGTCATCGACGTCGCGACCGGTGACCTGGGCTCCTCGGCCGCCCGCAAGTTCGACTGCGAGGCGTGGATCCCGACCCAGGGCAAGTACCGGGAGCTGACGTCGACCTCGGACTGCACGGAGTTCCAGTCCCGCCGCCTGTCGATCCGCTTCCGTGACGGCAAGCAGGTCAAGCCGCTGGCGACGCTCAACGGCACGCTGTGCGCCGTACCGCGCACGATCGTGGCGATCCTGGAGAACCACCAGCAGGCCGACGGGTCGGTCCACGTGCCCGAGGTGCTGCGCCCCTACCTGGGCGGCCGAGAGGTCCTGGAGCCGGTGGCCAAGTGA
- a CDS encoding ABC transporter permease yields the protein MAVEHPVAAPPGDQTRIHNIGYRNYDGPRLGRSYATRSLYSQSLRGSYGLGRSVKSKVLPMLLFVVMCVPAAIMVAVAVATKASKLPVDYTEYAIFLQAVISLYVASQAPQSVSRDLRFKTVPLYFSRPIETADYVRAKYAALASAMFILTAAPLIVLYVGALLAKLDFADQTKGFGQGLVAVALLSLLFAGIGLVIASVTPRRGFGIAAVIAVLTISYGAVSTLQAIADAQGTTDAIAWIGLFSPITLIDGVQSAFLGASSAFPGAVGPSNGEGVVYVLVTLGLIAACYGLLMRRYRKVGL from the coding sequence ATGGCAGTTGAGCACCCCGTAGCGGCACCCCCGGGCGACCAGACCCGCATCCACAACATCGGCTACCGCAACTACGACGGCCCCCGCCTCGGCCGCTCCTACGCCACCCGCTCCCTCTACTCGCAGTCCCTGCGCGGCTCCTACGGCCTCGGCCGCTCGGTGAAGTCCAAGGTGCTGCCGATGCTGCTGTTCGTGGTGATGTGCGTGCCCGCGGCCATCATGGTCGCCGTCGCGGTCGCCACGAAGGCCAGCAAACTACCCGTCGACTACACGGAATACGCGATCTTCCTTCAGGCCGTCATCAGCCTGTACGTCGCCTCGCAGGCACCCCAGTCCGTCTCCCGCGACCTGCGCTTCAAGACCGTACCGCTGTACTTCTCACGGCCCATCGAGACCGCCGACTACGTACGCGCCAAGTACGCGGCGCTCGCCTCGGCCATGTTCATCCTCACCGCCGCCCCGCTGATCGTGCTCTATGTGGGCGCGCTGCTGGCGAAACTCGACTTCGCCGACCAGACCAAGGGATTCGGCCAGGGACTCGTCGCCGTGGCACTGCTCTCACTGCTCTTCGCCGGGATCGGCCTCGTCATCGCCTCGGTCACCCCGCGCCGCGGCTTCGGTATCGCCGCCGTGATCGCCGTCCTGACCATCTCCTACGGCGCCGTCTCCACGCTCCAGGCCATCGCCGACGCACAGGGCACGACCGACGCCATCGCCTGGATCGGCCTGTTCTCGCCGATCACGCTCATCGACGGAGTGCAGTCGGCGTTCCTCGGAGCCTCATCGGCCTTCCCGGGTGCCGTCGGCCCGTCCAATGGCGAGGGCGTGGTCTACGTCCTCGTCACCCTGGGCCTGATCGCCGCCTGCTACGGCCTCCTGATGCGCCGCTACCGAAAGGTCGGACTGTGA
- a CDS encoding HAD family hydrolase, whose protein sequence is MSAGFPYRLIATDLDGTLLRSDESVSRRTREALAAATEAGAAHIVVTGRAVPWTRHILDDLGYEGLAVCGQGAQVYDAGQHRLLTSVTLDRQLAGVALAKIEAEVGPLYLAASRDGLDGEVLVGPGYAVTGALPSIPFTEASDLWTAPLNKIYIQHPELSDDELAEASRQAAGGFVTVAMAGEGIVELLPLGLSKATGLSLAARRLGVKAAETIAFGDMPNDVPMFGWASYGVAMANAHAELKAVADEVTASNEEDGIAVVLERLLG, encoded by the coding sequence GTGAGCGCCGGTTTCCCCTATCGGCTCATCGCGACCGACCTCGACGGAACGCTCCTGCGGTCCGACGAGTCGGTCTCCCGGCGCACCCGTGAGGCCCTCGCCGCGGCCACGGAGGCCGGTGCCGCGCACATCGTGGTGACCGGCCGCGCGGTCCCGTGGACACGGCACATCCTCGACGACCTCGGCTACGAGGGCCTCGCGGTCTGCGGCCAGGGGGCGCAGGTGTACGACGCCGGGCAGCACCGTCTGCTGACGTCGGTGACGCTGGACCGGCAGCTGGCCGGGGTGGCCCTGGCGAAGATCGAGGCAGAGGTCGGGCCGCTGTATCTCGCGGCGAGCCGGGACGGGCTGGACGGCGAGGTCCTGGTCGGGCCGGGCTACGCGGTCACGGGGGCGCTGCCGTCGATCCCGTTCACGGAGGCGTCGGATCTGTGGACGGCGCCGCTGAACAAGATCTACATCCAGCACCCTGAGCTGTCGGACGACGAGCTGGCGGAAGCCTCACGGCAGGCCGCGGGGGGATTCGTCACCGTCGCCATGGCCGGCGAGGGCATCGTCGAGTTGCTGCCGCTGGGATTGTCGAAGGCGACGGGGCTGTCGCTGGCCGCGCGCCGCCTGGGTGTGAAGGCCGCGGAAACGATTGCCTTCGGCGACATGCCGAATGACGTGCCGATGTTCGGCTGGGCGTCGTACGGGGTGGCGATGGCCAACGCCCATGCGGAGCTGAAGGCCGTGGCGGATGAGGTGACCGCGTCCAACGAGGAGGACGGGATCGCGGTGGTCCTGGAGCGTCTGCTCGGTTAG
- a CDS encoding MerR family transcriptional regulator — translation MSKEGAGARGPGAAAGAGTAPAYRIEDLAHLSGATVRTIRAYQDRGLLPRPERRGRANVYGDAHLARLRQIADLLDRGYTLASIKELLEAWDAGRGLGGVLGLVAEVDGPWTDEEAVRISRAELDERFGGSPDDAAVADAVELGVLEPVPGDGDSFLVPSPQELAVAVELYAAGVPLSAISGHLRELRGQVEHIAARFLEFTTEHVFARYLDGPHRPTDADAAEAASLVRRLRPLARQSVDAELARAMRLFAVRHLRQHLGTGEAPQVSEESRSVTIPAGTMRAVEKLVGPGKAAEFIALAAEREVRARALDDLAASRATPVDLDETP, via the coding sequence ATGAGCAAGGAGGGCGCCGGAGCCCGGGGGCCTGGCGCCGCAGCCGGGGCGGGGACCGCGCCCGCCTACCGGATCGAGGACCTCGCGCACCTCAGTGGCGCCACGGTCCGCACCATCCGTGCCTACCAGGACCGCGGCCTGCTCCCCCGCCCCGAGCGCCGTGGCCGGGCGAACGTGTACGGCGACGCGCATCTGGCCCGTCTGCGCCAGATCGCCGATCTCCTGGACCGCGGTTACACCCTGGCCTCCATCAAGGAGCTCCTGGAGGCCTGGGACGCCGGGCGGGGCCTCGGCGGCGTGCTCGGGCTGGTCGCCGAGGTCGACGGTCCGTGGACCGACGAGGAGGCGGTACGGATCTCTCGCGCCGAGCTGGACGAGCGGTTCGGCGGCTCCCCCGACGACGCGGCGGTCGCCGACGCGGTCGAACTCGGTGTGCTGGAGCCGGTGCCGGGCGACGGCGACTCGTTCCTCGTGCCCAGCCCTCAAGAACTCGCCGTGGCCGTCGAGTTGTACGCGGCCGGGGTCCCCCTGTCCGCGATCTCGGGACATCTGCGGGAGTTGAGGGGCCAGGTCGAGCACATCGCGGCCCGTTTCCTGGAGTTCACCACAGAGCACGTCTTCGCCCGCTACCTGGACGGACCGCACCGTCCGACCGACGCGGACGCCGCCGAGGCGGCCTCGCTCGTACGGCGTCTGCGACCCCTCGCCCGCCAGTCCGTGGACGCCGAACTCGCCCGCGCGATGCGCCTGTTCGCGGTGCGGCACCTGCGGCAGCACCTCGGCACGGGCGAGGCTCCGCAAGTGAGCGAGGAGTCACGGTCCGTGACGATTCCGGCGGGGACGATGCGAGCCGTGGAGAAGCTCGTTGGTCCGGGGAAGGCAGCCGAGTTCATCGCCCTGGCCGCCGAACGCGAGGTGCGAGCCCGCGCCTTGGACGATCTTGCCGCAAGTAGGGCCACACCAGTTGATCTTGACGAAACCCCTTGA
- a CDS encoding metal-dependent hydrolase: MSDHRYAITPRRVSFDWTRTPLHWIPGEPTATHVINVLHLLLPAGERWFVKVFKEGLPLVRDPELLADVKGFMGQEATHSVQHSHVLDHLKAQQLDTAEFTKYVDFLFERLLGERPPLGAPIPQPEWLRWRLAVVAAIEQFTAVLGDWVLAADALDRADADEVMLDLLRWHGAEEVEHRAVAFDMYQHCGGPGSPRYARRLAAMAVTAPVMLYLWVWGTAYLIRHDPQLAGRLRYSLAEHNTAVRKGLLPAWRELGAAIPRYFKRSYHPSQEGSLSRAVEYLRRSPAARAAA, translated from the coding sequence ATGAGCGATCACCGGTACGCCATCACCCCACGCCGCGTGTCCTTCGACTGGACCCGCACACCACTGCACTGGATCCCCGGCGAGCCGACCGCGACCCACGTCATCAACGTGCTGCATCTGCTGCTGCCGGCGGGGGAGCGGTGGTTCGTGAAGGTCTTCAAGGAGGGCCTGCCGCTGGTGCGGGATCCCGAACTCCTGGCGGACGTCAAGGGGTTCATGGGGCAGGAGGCCACACACAGCGTGCAGCACTCGCATGTGCTCGACCACCTCAAGGCACAGCAGCTGGACACGGCGGAGTTCACCAAGTACGTCGACTTCCTCTTCGAGCGGCTGCTCGGCGAGCGCCCACCGCTCGGCGCACCCATACCGCAGCCGGAGTGGCTGCGCTGGCGGCTGGCCGTCGTCGCGGCGATCGAGCAGTTCACGGCGGTACTCGGCGACTGGGTGCTGGCCGCCGACGCCCTGGACCGGGCCGACGCCGACGAGGTCATGCTCGATCTGCTGCGCTGGCACGGCGCTGAGGAGGTCGAGCACCGAGCGGTCGCCTTCGACATGTACCAGCACTGCGGCGGCCCCGGTTCACCCCGCTACGCCCGCCGCCTCGCCGCGATGGCCGTCACCGCGCCGGTGATGCTCTACCTGTGGGTATGGGGCACGGCGTACCTGATACGTCACGATCCACAGCTCGCCGGCCGCCTGCGCTACTCCCTCGCCGAACACAACACGGCGGTCCGCAAGGGTCTGTTGCCTGCGTGGCGGGAGCTGGGTGCCGCGATCCCCCGCTACTTCAAGCGGTCGTACCACCCCTCGCAGGAAGGGTCGCTGAGCCGGGCGGTCGAGTATCTGCGGAGGTCACCGGCGGCGAGGGCGGCGGCATGA
- a CDS encoding SDR family oxidoreductase: protein MTVLKGARERRVRVGGVELCVAELGDPDRPTVVLVHGYPDSKEVWSEVAAGLADRFHVVAYDVRGHGRSTAPRPLRGGFTLEKLTDDFLAVVDAVSPDRPVHLVGHDWGSVQSWEFVTVQRTEGRIASFTSVSGPSLDHFGHWIHARVKRPTPRRVGQLLGQGAKSWYVYLLHTPVLPELAWRGPLGKSWPRILERVERVPGDGYPTSSLPRDAAHGAWLYRDNVRPRLRRPRTDAYAHAPVQLITPLGDAFLSEKLYDGLEEWVPQLTRRTLPAKHWVPRSRPDQLTAWVSEFVTAVEGGRPQMSATGRHADRFGGQLVLVTGAGSGIGRATAFAFAEAGARVVSVDRDAEAAARTAELSRLVGAPEAWAETVDVCDEQAMEKLAEKVAAEYGVVDVLVNNAGIGLSGSFLDTTPEDWKKVLDVNLWGVIHGCRLFGKQMAERGQGGHIVNTASAAAYQPSKALPAYSTSKAAVLMLSECLRAELAGQGIGVTAICPGFINTNITSTARFAGVDAAEEKRRQKKSARLYGLRNYPPEKVADAILRAVVKNLAVVPVTPEARGAHLMSRFTPRALRAVARLEPPL from the coding sequence GTGACGGTGCTGAAGGGGGCGCGGGAGCGCCGGGTGCGGGTCGGCGGGGTCGAGCTGTGCGTCGCCGAGCTGGGGGACCCGGACCGGCCGACGGTCGTCCTCGTGCACGGCTACCCCGACAGCAAGGAGGTGTGGTCCGAGGTCGCCGCCGGACTCGCCGACCGCTTCCATGTCGTAGCGTACGACGTCCGGGGCCACGGCCGGTCCACGGCACCGCGGCCGCTGCGCGGCGGGTTCACGCTGGAGAAGCTGACGGACGACTTCCTGGCGGTCGTGGACGCGGTCAGCCCGGACCGGCCGGTGCATCTGGTGGGGCACGACTGGGGCTCGGTGCAGTCCTGGGAGTTCGTCACCGTCCAGCGCACCGAGGGGCGGATCGCGTCCTTCACCTCGGTGTCCGGGCCGTCCCTGGACCACTTCGGGCACTGGATCCACGCGCGCGTGAAGCGCCCCACCCCGCGCCGGGTCGGCCAGCTGCTGGGCCAGGGCGCCAAGTCCTGGTACGTGTATCTGCTGCACACGCCGGTCCTGCCCGAACTGGCCTGGCGCGGCCCCCTCGGCAAGAGCTGGCCGCGGATCCTGGAGCGCGTGGAGCGCGTACCCGGCGACGGCTACCCGACCTCCTCGCTCCCCAGGGACGCGGCCCACGGGGCATGGCTGTACCGGGACAACGTACGGCCGAGGCTGCGCAGGCCCCGCACGGACGCCTACGCGCACGCGCCCGTGCAGCTCATCACGCCCCTGGGCGACGCGTTCCTGTCGGAGAAGCTGTACGACGGACTGGAGGAGTGGGTTCCGCAGTTGACCCGCCGTACGCTCCCCGCGAAGCACTGGGTCCCGCGTTCCCGGCCCGACCAACTGACGGCGTGGGTCTCCGAGTTCGTGACCGCCGTCGAGGGCGGCAGACCGCAGATGAGCGCCACGGGCAGGCACGCGGACCGGTTCGGCGGGCAGCTCGTCCTGGTCACCGGCGCGGGCAGCGGCATCGGGCGGGCCACGGCGTTCGCGTTCGCCGAGGCGGGCGCGCGCGTGGTGTCCGTCGACCGGGACGCGGAGGCCGCGGCGCGCACCGCCGAGCTGTCCCGGCTGGTCGGCGCCCCCGAGGCGTGGGCGGAGACCGTCGACGTCTGTGACGAGCAGGCCATGGAGAAGCTCGCCGAGAAGGTCGCCGCCGAGTACGGCGTGGTGGACGTGCTGGTGAACAACGCCGGGATCGGCCTGTCCGGCTCCTTCCTGGACACCACCCCGGAGGACTGGAAGAAGGTCCTCGACGTCAACCTGTGGGGCGTGATCCACGGCTGCCGCCTGTTCGGGAAGCAGATGGCCGAGCGTGGACAGGGCGGCCACATCGTCAACACCGCGTCAGCGGCGGCGTACCAGCCCTCCAAGGCGCTGCCCGCGTACAGCACCTCCAAGGCGGCCGTGCTGATGCTGAGCGAGTGCCTGCGCGCGGAGCTGGCCGGACAGGGCATCGGCGTGACGGCGATATGCCCCGGCTTCATCAACACCAACATCACCTCCACCGCACGCTTCGCCGGGGTCGACGCCGCCGAGGAGAAGCGGCGCCAGAAGAAGTCCGCCCGTCTGTACGGGCTGCGGAACTACCCGCCGGAGAAGGTCGCCGACGCGATCCTGCGGGCGGTGGTGAAGAACCTGGCCGTCGTCCCGGTGACACCCGAGGCGCGCGGCGCGCACCTCATGTCCCGGTTCACGCCCCGCGCGCTGCGGGCCGTCGCCCGGCTGGAGCCACCGCTATGA